One Balaenoptera ricei isolate mBalRic1 chromosome 16, mBalRic1.hap2, whole genome shotgun sequence genomic window carries:
- the DUSP13B gene encoding dual specificity protein phosphatase 13B isoform X5, whose protein sequence is MKGKAGSSLPPCPPTARWVSLAKPVAFCVPISLPGPGTAYQRAKKFFPVCTFPSYWLRGPGTVSQQRHSFQAQHQTQVLVPLTSQLCRVSDPLIQLTPDTSHPTWVRPNLQRWPESWGMDSLQKQDLRRPKIHGAVQVPPYQPPTLASLQRLLWVRRAAVLSHINEVWPNLFLGDAYAARDKNKLTQLGITHIVNVAAGKFQVDTGAKFYHGMPLEYYGIEADDNPFFDLSVYFLPVARYIRSALSIPQGRVLVHCAMGVSRSATVVLAFLMICENMTLVEAIQTVQAHRDICPNSGFLRQLQVLDNRLGRETGRL, encoded by the exons ATGAAAGGGAAAGCCGGGTCTTCACTTCCGCCCTGCCCTCCCACTGCTCGCTGGGTGAGCTTGGCCAAACCGGTGGCCTTctgtgttcccatttctcttcctggTCCTGGCACCGCCTACCAAAGAGCAAAGAAGTTCTTCCCAGTTTGTACCTTCCCTAGTTACTGGTTGAGGGGACCAGGGACAGTTAGCCAACAGAGGCACTCCTTCCAAGCCCAGCACCAGACCCAGGTTCTGGTGCCACTGACATCCCAGCTCTGCAGGGTCTCAGACCCCCTCATCCAGCTGACTCCTGACACAAGCCACCCCACCTGGGTGAGGCCCAACCTGCAGCGCTGGCCTGAGTCATGGGG GATGGACTCGCTGCAGAAACAGGACCTCCGGAGGCCCAAGATCCACGGGGCAGTCCAGGTACCCCCCTACCAGCCACCCACGCTGGCCTCGCTGCAGCGCTTGCTGTGGGTCCGTCGGGCTGCCGTGCTGAGCCACATCAACGAAGTCTGGCCCAACCTCTTCCTGGGAGATGC GTACGCAGCCCGGGACAAGAACAAGCTGACCCAGCTGGGCATCACCCACATCGTGAATGTCGCCGCAGGCAAGTTTCAGGTGGACACAGGTGCCAAGTTCTACCATGGCATGCCCTTGGAGTACTATGGCATCGAGGCTGATGACAACCCCTTCTTCGACCTCAGTGTCTACTTTCTGCCCGTTGCTCGATACATCCGAAGTGCCCTCAGCATTCCCCAAG GCCGCGTGCTGGTACACTGTGCCATGGGGGTGAGCCGCTCTGCCACGGTTGTCCTGGCCTTCCTCATGATCTGCGAGAACATGACGCTGGTGGAGGCCATCCAGACGGTGCAGGCGCACCGGGATATCTGCCCCAACTCAGGCTTCCTCCGGCAGCTGCAGGTTCTGGACAACCGACTGGGGCGGGAGACGGGGCGGCTGTGA
- the DUSP13B gene encoding dual specificity protein phosphatase 13B isoform X3, with protein sequence MGLPQPRLPPPALPAGPAAAGCRPALRGQKQHQACRDRRLEAGSKKCPSEKTSAWARYPHRMDSLQKQDLRRPKIHGAVQVPPYQPPTLASLQRLLWVRRAAVLSHINEVWPNLFLGDAYAARDKNKLTQLGITHIVNVAAGKFQVDTGAKFYHGMPLEYYGIEADDNPFFDLSVYFLPVARYIRSALSIPQGRVLVHCAMGVSRSATVVLAFLMICENMTLVEAIQTVQAHRDICPNSGFLRQLQVLDNRLGRETGRL encoded by the exons ATGGGTCTTCCCCAACCGAGGCTTCCTCCACCAGCTCTGCCGGCTGGACCAGCAGCTGCGGGGTGCAGGCCGGCGCTGAGGGGCCAG aaacagcaTCAAGCGTGCAGAGACAGGCGGCTGGAAGCCGGGAGCAAAAAGTGCCCGTCAGAGAAGACCTCAGCCTGGGCCAGATACCCCCACAG GATGGACTCGCTGCAGAAACAGGACCTCCGGAGGCCCAAGATCCACGGGGCAGTCCAGGTACCCCCCTACCAGCCACCCACGCTGGCCTCGCTGCAGCGCTTGCTGTGGGTCCGTCGGGCTGCCGTGCTGAGCCACATCAACGAAGTCTGGCCCAACCTCTTCCTGGGAGATGC GTACGCAGCCCGGGACAAGAACAAGCTGACCCAGCTGGGCATCACCCACATCGTGAATGTCGCCGCAGGCAAGTTTCAGGTGGACACAGGTGCCAAGTTCTACCATGGCATGCCCTTGGAGTACTATGGCATCGAGGCTGATGACAACCCCTTCTTCGACCTCAGTGTCTACTTTCTGCCCGTTGCTCGATACATCCGAAGTGCCCTCAGCATTCCCCAAG GCCGCGTGCTGGTACACTGTGCCATGGGGGTGAGCCGCTCTGCCACGGTTGTCCTGGCCTTCCTCATGATCTGCGAGAACATGACGCTGGTGGAGGCCATCCAGACGGTGCAGGCGCACCGGGATATCTGCCCCAACTCAGGCTTCCTCCGGCAGCTGCAGGTTCTGGACAACCGACTGGGGCGGGAGACGGGGCGGCTGTGA
- the DUSP13A gene encoding dual specificity protein phosphatase 13A has protein sequence MTLERQRGVTAETEGQVGWPMAEASLPQLRGDAEATPCPSVLELEELLRAGKFSSSRVDEVWPNLYIGDAATANNRFELWKLGITHVLNAAHGGLYCQGSPDFYGSTVSYLGVPAHDLPEFDISAYFSSAADFIHRALSTPGGVQQRSLGKLLRVHPGGEPCPLPPDPG, from the exons ATGACActggagaggcagagaggagtGACCGCAGAGACAGAGGGGCAGGTGGGCTGGCCCATGGCGGAGGCCTCGCTCCCACAGCTGAGGGGAGATGCCGAAGCCACGCCTTGCCCCAGTGTCCTGGAACTGGAGgagctcctgagggcagggaagTTTTCTTCCAGCCGCGTGGACGAAGTTTGGCCCAACCTTTACATAGGAGATGC ggccacAGCAAATAACCGCTTTGAGCTATGGAAGCTGGGCATCACCCACGTGCTGAATGCTGCCCATGGGGGCCTCTACTGTCAGGGCAGCCCTGACTTCTACGGCAGCACTGTGAGCTACCTGGGGGTGCCAGCCCACGACCTCCCTGAGTTCGACATCAGTGCCTACTTCTCCTCTGCAGCTGACTTCATCCACCGTGCCCTCAGCACACCTGGGG GAGTACAACAAAGGAGCCTGGGGAAGCTGCTTCGTGTTCATCCTGGGGGAGAGCCATGCCCCTTGCCACCTGACCCCGGGTGA
- the DUSP13B gene encoding dual specificity protein phosphatase 13B isoform X2 has translation MGLPQPRLPPPALPAGPAAAGCRPALRGQNWSLLPATGLCHFATLALALLVLLEALAQKQHQACRDRRLEAGSKKCPSEKTSAWARYPHRMDSLQKQDLRRPKIHGAVQVPPYQPPTLASLQRLLWVRRAAVLSHINEVWPNLFLGDAYAARDKNKLTQLGITHIVNVAAGKFQVDTGAKFYHGMPLEYYGIEADDNPFFDLSVYFLPVARYIRSALSIPQGRVLVHCAMGVSRSATVVLAFLMICENMTLVEAIQTVQAHRDICPNSGFLRQLQVLDNRLGRETGRL, from the exons ATGGGTCTTCCCCAACCGAGGCTTCCTCCACCAGCTCTGCCGGCTGGACCAGCAGCTGCGGGGTGCAGGCCGGCGCTGAGGGGCCAG AACTGGTCCTTACTCCCTGCCACAGGGCTCTGCCACTTTGCCACCCTGGCGCTGGCCCTGCTGGTGCTGCTGGAGGCTCTGGCCCAG aaacagcaTCAAGCGTGCAGAGACAGGCGGCTGGAAGCCGGGAGCAAAAAGTGCCCGTCAGAGAAGACCTCAGCCTGGGCCAGATACCCCCACAG GATGGACTCGCTGCAGAAACAGGACCTCCGGAGGCCCAAGATCCACGGGGCAGTCCAGGTACCCCCCTACCAGCCACCCACGCTGGCCTCGCTGCAGCGCTTGCTGTGGGTCCGTCGGGCTGCCGTGCTGAGCCACATCAACGAAGTCTGGCCCAACCTCTTCCTGGGAGATGC GTACGCAGCCCGGGACAAGAACAAGCTGACCCAGCTGGGCATCACCCACATCGTGAATGTCGCCGCAGGCAAGTTTCAGGTGGACACAGGTGCCAAGTTCTACCATGGCATGCCCTTGGAGTACTATGGCATCGAGGCTGATGACAACCCCTTCTTCGACCTCAGTGTCTACTTTCTGCCCGTTGCTCGATACATCCGAAGTGCCCTCAGCATTCCCCAAG GCCGCGTGCTGGTACACTGTGCCATGGGGGTGAGCCGCTCTGCCACGGTTGTCCTGGCCTTCCTCATGATCTGCGAGAACATGACGCTGGTGGAGGCCATCCAGACGGTGCAGGCGCACCGGGATATCTGCCCCAACTCAGGCTTCCTCCGGCAGCTGCAGGTTCTGGACAACCGACTGGGGCGGGAGACGGGGCGGCTGTGA
- the DUSP13B gene encoding dual specificity protein phosphatase 13B isoform X1 produces the protein MGLPQPRLPPPALPAGPAAAGCRPALRGQNWSLLPATGLCHFATLALALLVLLEALAQVGTQKMVRDQCGVRPRACNSMCFLLLPATPLSHCLQFSQKQHQACRDRRLEAGSKKCPSEKTSAWARYPHRMDSLQKQDLRRPKIHGAVQVPPYQPPTLASLQRLLWVRRAAVLSHINEVWPNLFLGDAYAARDKNKLTQLGITHIVNVAAGKFQVDTGAKFYHGMPLEYYGIEADDNPFFDLSVYFLPVARYIRSALSIPQGRVLVHCAMGVSRSATVVLAFLMICENMTLVEAIQTVQAHRDICPNSGFLRQLQVLDNRLGRETGRL, from the exons ATGGGTCTTCCCCAACCGAGGCTTCCTCCACCAGCTCTGCCGGCTGGACCAGCAGCTGCGGGGTGCAGGCCGGCGCTGAGGGGCCAG AACTGGTCCTTACTCCCTGCCACAGGGCTCTGCCACTTTGCCACCCTGGCGCTGGCCCTGCTGGTGCTGCTGGAGGCTCTGGCCCAGGTGGGTACCCAGAAGATGGTAAGAGACCAGTGTGGGGTCCGCCCTAGAGCCTGCAACTCCATGTGCTTCCTCCTGCTACCTGCAACCCCTCTCAGCCACTGTCTCCAGTTCTCACAG aaacagcaTCAAGCGTGCAGAGACAGGCGGCTGGAAGCCGGGAGCAAAAAGTGCCCGTCAGAGAAGACCTCAGCCTGGGCCAGATACCCCCACAG GATGGACTCGCTGCAGAAACAGGACCTCCGGAGGCCCAAGATCCACGGGGCAGTCCAGGTACCCCCCTACCAGCCACCCACGCTGGCCTCGCTGCAGCGCTTGCTGTGGGTCCGTCGGGCTGCCGTGCTGAGCCACATCAACGAAGTCTGGCCCAACCTCTTCCTGGGAGATGC GTACGCAGCCCGGGACAAGAACAAGCTGACCCAGCTGGGCATCACCCACATCGTGAATGTCGCCGCAGGCAAGTTTCAGGTGGACACAGGTGCCAAGTTCTACCATGGCATGCCCTTGGAGTACTATGGCATCGAGGCTGATGACAACCCCTTCTTCGACCTCAGTGTCTACTTTCTGCCCGTTGCTCGATACATCCGAAGTGCCCTCAGCATTCCCCAAG GCCGCGTGCTGGTACACTGTGCCATGGGGGTGAGCCGCTCTGCCACGGTTGTCCTGGCCTTCCTCATGATCTGCGAGAACATGACGCTGGTGGAGGCCATCCAGACGGTGCAGGCGCACCGGGATATCTGCCCCAACTCAGGCTTCCTCCGGCAGCTGCAGGTTCTGGACAACCGACTGGGGCGGGAGACGGGGCGGCTGTGA
- the DUSP13B gene encoding dual specificity protein phosphatase 13B isoform X4 — MDSLQKQDLRRPKIHGAVQVPPYQPPTLASLQRLLWVRRAAVLSHINEVWPNLFLGDAYAARDKNKLTQLGITHIVNVAAGKFQVDTGAKFYHGMPLEYYGIEADDNPFFDLSVYFLPVARYIRSALSIPQGRVLVHCAMGVSRSATVVLAFLMICENMTLVEAIQTVQAHRDICPNSGFLRQLQVLDNRLGRETGRL; from the exons ATGGACTCGCTGCAGAAACAGGACCTCCGGAGGCCCAAGATCCACGGGGCAGTCCAGGTACCCCCCTACCAGCCACCCACGCTGGCCTCGCTGCAGCGCTTGCTGTGGGTCCGTCGGGCTGCCGTGCTGAGCCACATCAACGAAGTCTGGCCCAACCTCTTCCTGGGAGATGC GTACGCAGCCCGGGACAAGAACAAGCTGACCCAGCTGGGCATCACCCACATCGTGAATGTCGCCGCAGGCAAGTTTCAGGTGGACACAGGTGCCAAGTTCTACCATGGCATGCCCTTGGAGTACTATGGCATCGAGGCTGATGACAACCCCTTCTTCGACCTCAGTGTCTACTTTCTGCCCGTTGCTCGATACATCCGAAGTGCCCTCAGCATTCCCCAAG GCCGCGTGCTGGTACACTGTGCCATGGGGGTGAGCCGCTCTGCCACGGTTGTCCTGGCCTTCCTCATGATCTGCGAGAACATGACGCTGGTGGAGGCCATCCAGACGGTGCAGGCGCACCGGGATATCTGCCCCAACTCAGGCTTCCTCCGGCAGCTGCAGGTTCTGGACAACCGACTGGGGCGGGAGACGGGGCGGCTGTGA